From the Thamnophis elegans isolate rThaEle1 chromosome 11, rThaEle1.pri, whole genome shotgun sequence genome, one window contains:
- the CDKL5 gene encoding cyclin-dependent kinase-like 5 isoform X3: protein MKIPIIGNVMNKFEILGVVGEGAYGVVLKCRHKETHEIVAIKKFKDSEENEEVKETTLRELKMLRTLKQENIVELKEAFRRRGKLYLVFEYVEKNMLELLEEMPNGVPPEKVKSYTYQLIKAIHWCHKNDIVHRDIKPENLLISHNDILKLCDFGFARNLSEGNNANYTEYVATRWYRSPELLLGAPYGKSVDMWSVGCILGELSDGQPLFPGESEIDQLFTIQKVLGPLPAEQMKLFYSNSRFHGLRFPAVNHPQSLERRYLGILSGFLLDLMKNLLKLDPADRYLTEQCLNHPSFQTQRMLDRSPSRSTKRKPYHGDSNTLTSRNQSGKGTAVQSHHRSNSKELQNVGLQREDALSTNESFLNGNLPVTSHSPMLSKKTNNIPSSGSKDLANNNIPHLLSPKEVKTKTEFDFNSEAKTSDGPGTKYLKSNSRSQHNRHSFMEGSQNKTGTLQLGERHSRHSYIDTIPQSSKSPSYRTKSKSHGALTDSKSVGNLSEARIQVSESNSSRYFPSSCLDLNSPTTPTPPRHADSRTLLSPSGRNNRSDGTLESRRPSTRHSKTMEELKLPDHMDGNQLHSASAAHESFSYGLGYTSPFSSQQRPHRHSMYVSRDRVRTKGSEGGLSVGQGMAARANSLQLLSPQVQHKSLTRSVGSSREDCTEDSNRGGTYRDQHPDDGASTKENRLLYNDSVPRRVGSFYRVPSPRPEGTFLDNSASNRIPALPAESSNVTSHSKRQTAFDSWKSPEDTHSEQLKEKEKQSFFRAIKKKKKKSQSVSSSCFL, encoded by the exons GAGCTTATGGTGTTGTGCTTAAGTGCAGACATAAG gaGACACATGAAATTGTGGCCATTAAAAAATTCAAAGACAGTGAAG AAAATGAAGAGGTCAAAGAAACAACTTTACGAGAACTTAAAATGCTTCGTACTTTGAAGCAGGAAAATATTGTAGAACTAAAAGAAGCTTTTAGAAGAAGAGGAAAATTGTATTTGGTGTTTGAATATGTAGAGAAA AATATGCTTGAGTTGCTGGAAGAAATGCCAAATGGAGTCCCTcctgaaaaagtaaaaagttatACCTACCAGCTGATAAAAGCAATTCATTGGTGTCATAAAAATGATATTGTTCATAGAG ATATTAAGCCAGAAAATCTCCTAATAAGCCACAATGATATTTTGAAATTGTGTGACTTTg GTTTTGCACGGAATTTATCAGAAGGTAACAATGCAAACTATACAGAATACGTTGCCACCAGATGGTATCGTTCTCCTGAACTCTTGCTAGG ggccCCTTATGGCAAGTCTGTAGATATGTGGTCAGTAGGCTGTATTCTGGGGGAACTTAGTGATGGGCAGCCATTGTTTCCTGGTGAAAGTGAAATTGATCAACTTTTTACAATTCAGAAGGTATTAGGACCACTTCCTGCAGAACAAATGAAGCTTTTCTACAGCAATTCCCGTTTCCATGGCCTACGG TTTCCTGCAGTCAACCATCCGCAATCATTGGAAAGGAGATACTTGGGAATTTTAAGTGGTTTTTTACTTGACCTTATGAAG AACTTGCTGAAACTGGATCCAGCTGACCGATACTTAACAGAACAGTGTCTGAACCATCCATCATTTCAAACTCAGAGGATGTTAGATCGTTCACCTTCACGGTCAACTAAAAGAAAGCCTTACCATGGAGATAGCAACACTTTAACTAGCAG AAATCAATCTGGCAAAGGTACCGCTGTGCAGTCTCATCACAGATCAAACAGCAAAGAATTACAGAATGTGGGACTGCAAAGAGAAGATGCCCTTTCAACAAATGAAAGCTTTTTAAATGGAAATCTCCCTGTAACCTCTCACAGTCCAATGCTgtcaaaaaagacaaacaatattccTTCATCTGGAAGTAAGGATCTAGCTAATAACAATATACCACATCTTCTCAGTCCAAAAGAAGTAAAGACAAAAACTGAATTTGATTTTAATTCCGAAGCCAAAACGTCAGATGGTCCTGGTACTAAATACCTGAAGTCAAATTCCAGATCACAGCATAATCGTCATTCATTTATGGAGGGTTCACAGAACAAAACTGGCACACTACAACTGGGTGAAAGGCATAGCCGTCACAGTTATATTGATACTATTCCACAATCTTCAAAGAGCCCCTCATATCGCACCAAATCAAAAAGTCATGGAGCTCTGACTGATTCCAAATCTGTGGGTAATTTGTCTGAAGCCAGAATTCAAGTTTCAGAATCAAATAGCAGTAGGTATTTTCCATCCAGCTGTTTGGACTTAAACTCTCCTACTACACCAACACCTCCTCGTCATGCTGACAGTAGAACTTTGCTCAGTCCTTCTGGGAGAAATAACAGAAGTGATGGTACACTGGAATCACGAAGACCATCTACAAGACATTCCAAAACAATGGAGGAATTAAAATTGCCAGATCACATGGATGGAAACCAGTTACATTCTGCATCTGCTGCTCATGAGTCTTTTTCTTATGGTTTAGGCTACACGAGTCCTTTTTCTTCACAGCAGCGCCCTCATAGACATTCTATGTATGTGAGCCGGGACAGAGTGAGGACAAAGGGCTCAGAGGGTGGCTTAAGCGTAGGGCAAGGGATGGCAGCCAGAGCAAACAGCCTGCAACTGTTATCTCCACAGGTGCAGCATAAATCTCTTACAAGATCTGTTGGCTCTTCACGTGAAGATTGTACAGAAGATTCCAATAGG gGTGGAACATATCGTGATCAACACCCAGATGATGGAGCCTCCACAAAAGAAAATAGACTTCTGTATAATGATTCTGTACCTCGAAGAGTTGGTAGTTTTTACAGAG TCCCATCTCCACGCCCAGAAGGAACATTTCTAGACAATAGTGCCTCAAACAGAATACCTGCATTGCCTGCAGAAAGCAGTAATGTAACAAGCCATTCAAAGAGACAAACTGCTTTTGATTCCTG GAAAAGTCCTGAAGATACTCATTCTGAacaactaaaagaaaaagaaaaacaaagttttttcagggcaataaaaaagaaaaagaagaaatctcAGTCAGTAAGTAGCTCATGTTTTCTGTAA
- the CDKL5 gene encoding cyclin-dependent kinase-like 5 isoform X4, with protein sequence MKIPIIGNVMNKFEILGVVGEGAYGVVLKCRHKETHEIVAIKKFKDSEENEEVKETTLRELKMLRTLKQENIVELKEAFRRRGKLYLVFEYVEKNMLELLEEMPNGVPPEKVKSYTYQLIKAIHWCHKNDIVHRDIKPENLLISHNDILKLCDFGFARNLSEGNNANYTEYVATRWYRSPELLLGAPYGKSVDMWSVGCILGELSDGQPLFPGESEIDQLFTIQKVLGPLPAEQMKLFYSNSRFHGLRFPAVNHPQSLERRYLGILSGFLLDLMKNLLKLDPADRYLTEQCLNHPSFQTQRMLDRSPSRSTKRKPYHGDSNTLTSRNQSGKGTAVQSHHRSNSKELQNVGLQREDALSTNESFLNGNLPVTSHSPMLSKKTNNIPSSGSKDLANNNIPHLLSPKEVKTKTEFDFNSEAKTSDGPGTKYLKSNSRSQHNRHSFMEGSQNKTGTLQLGERHSRHSYIDTIPQSSKSPSYRTKSKSHGALTDSKSVGNLSEARIQVSESNSSRYFPSSCLDLNSPTTPTPPRHADSRTLLSPSGRNNRSDGTLESRRPSTRHSKTMEELKLPDHMDGNQLHSASAAHESFSYGLGYTSPFSSQQRPHRHSMCSINLLQDLLALHVKIVQKIPIGVEHIVINTQMMEPPQKKIDFCIMILYLEELVVFTESHLHAQKEHF encoded by the exons GAGCTTATGGTGTTGTGCTTAAGTGCAGACATAAG gaGACACATGAAATTGTGGCCATTAAAAAATTCAAAGACAGTGAAG AAAATGAAGAGGTCAAAGAAACAACTTTACGAGAACTTAAAATGCTTCGTACTTTGAAGCAGGAAAATATTGTAGAACTAAAAGAAGCTTTTAGAAGAAGAGGAAAATTGTATTTGGTGTTTGAATATGTAGAGAAA AATATGCTTGAGTTGCTGGAAGAAATGCCAAATGGAGTCCCTcctgaaaaagtaaaaagttatACCTACCAGCTGATAAAAGCAATTCATTGGTGTCATAAAAATGATATTGTTCATAGAG ATATTAAGCCAGAAAATCTCCTAATAAGCCACAATGATATTTTGAAATTGTGTGACTTTg GTTTTGCACGGAATTTATCAGAAGGTAACAATGCAAACTATACAGAATACGTTGCCACCAGATGGTATCGTTCTCCTGAACTCTTGCTAGG ggccCCTTATGGCAAGTCTGTAGATATGTGGTCAGTAGGCTGTATTCTGGGGGAACTTAGTGATGGGCAGCCATTGTTTCCTGGTGAAAGTGAAATTGATCAACTTTTTACAATTCAGAAGGTATTAGGACCACTTCCTGCAGAACAAATGAAGCTTTTCTACAGCAATTCCCGTTTCCATGGCCTACGG TTTCCTGCAGTCAACCATCCGCAATCATTGGAAAGGAGATACTTGGGAATTTTAAGTGGTTTTTTACTTGACCTTATGAAG AACTTGCTGAAACTGGATCCAGCTGACCGATACTTAACAGAACAGTGTCTGAACCATCCATCATTTCAAACTCAGAGGATGTTAGATCGTTCACCTTCACGGTCAACTAAAAGAAAGCCTTACCATGGAGATAGCAACACTTTAACTAGCAG AAATCAATCTGGCAAAGGTACCGCTGTGCAGTCTCATCACAGATCAAACAGCAAAGAATTACAGAATGTGGGACTGCAAAGAGAAGATGCCCTTTCAACAAATGAAAGCTTTTTAAATGGAAATCTCCCTGTAACCTCTCACAGTCCAATGCTgtcaaaaaagacaaacaatattccTTCATCTGGAAGTAAGGATCTAGCTAATAACAATATACCACATCTTCTCAGTCCAAAAGAAGTAAAGACAAAAACTGAATTTGATTTTAATTCCGAAGCCAAAACGTCAGATGGTCCTGGTACTAAATACCTGAAGTCAAATTCCAGATCACAGCATAATCGTCATTCATTTATGGAGGGTTCACAGAACAAAACTGGCACACTACAACTGGGTGAAAGGCATAGCCGTCACAGTTATATTGATACTATTCCACAATCTTCAAAGAGCCCCTCATATCGCACCAAATCAAAAAGTCATGGAGCTCTGACTGATTCCAAATCTGTGGGTAATTTGTCTGAAGCCAGAATTCAAGTTTCAGAATCAAATAGCAGTAGGTATTTTCCATCCAGCTGTTTGGACTTAAACTCTCCTACTACACCAACACCTCCTCGTCATGCTGACAGTAGAACTTTGCTCAGTCCTTCTGGGAGAAATAACAGAAGTGATGGTACACTGGAATCACGAAGACCATCTACAAGACATTCCAAAACAATGGAGGAATTAAAATTGCCAGATCACATGGATGGAAACCAGTTACATTCTGCATCTGCTGCTCATGAGTCTTTTTCTTATGGTTTAGGCTACACGAGTCCTTTTTCTTCACAGCAGCGCCCTCATAGACATTCTAT GTGCAGCATAAATCTCTTACAAGATCTGTTGGCTCTTCACGTGAAGATTGTACAGAAGATTCCAATAGG gGTGGAACATATCGTGATCAACACCCAGATGATGGAGCCTCCACAAAAGAAAATAGACTTCTGTATAATGATTCTGTACCTCGAAGAGTTGGTAGTTTTTACAGAG TCCCATCTCCACGCCCAGAAGGAACATTTCTAG